The stretch of DNA CTACCCTTTTGGTGACTCCAACTGCCATCTTATCCAGCTTCATGGAAGGCATGGTGAGGAACAACCTTGGTTTAGGCACCCACAAGCCCTGCAGCACCTTTGGAACCACGTCCAAAACCACGTCCCGGGGCTGCTGGAGATGTTCAGAGCAGGAGGTTTGCTGATGTCTCTCAGTGAGCGCCTCCCCAATGGCCTTTGCCTCTTTCATCATCTTTGCTGATCTATGAAATGAAATCATAAAGTTAGTTTCAAAACAACCCAAAGCAGCAGGTGTTTAAAGTGCAAATGTCTGTCAAatataaccagaggtgaaagtaatggattacaagttctaatgttactgtaattgagttgattttatgggtacttgtggttttttgagtatatttctaaatctgtaattttacatgtactttttcaagaaataaagtcatttgttgcatttttaaacccaatcattactgagaaaattattacttttttatttaaaatgatcaatggacattgtgaaactataaaaaatgaaatgaccagacaacaattaaatgcatttgtacttgtaattgagtaggatatatcactactctttacacctctgtatgtAACTCACATAAAGTTTGGAGGCATGAGCTCTGGAGCGCTGATCAGCCTTTGAGCATCCAGCTGAATATCCCTCATCCTCATGCTGTCGTTGACCTCCCTCGCCATGCTGAGAAGCATCCtaacctcatcatcatcatcgttatCGTACTCCTGCAGCTGAAAGTCCAGCAGCTGCACCCTTAGACTGCGTTTGCTCATTACATGGAGGTGTCGAGCCATGTCTTCAGGAGTCACCTCAGACAGAAGTTGGTTCTCCTTCTGTAACCTCAGGAGTTCAGCCACCATAGCTACATGAACTTTGTAGGAGGGCATATGCCAACAGTTCTGAAAAATCTGTCTATAAACAGGAGTGTTGAACAGCACCCCGATGGGACGATAGGTGCCTTCTTGAAAAAGCTCCATCGAtgctcagaaaaatacactcagAGAAGgaaatatacaaataataatgaacaaaaGTAAATGAGTCAAGGAAATCTCAAAGAAATAGTGATCAATGGAGAAAAGATGCTGAAGAACTGCTTATATTGGAACACGAGTGAACACTGTGAGCTCTATGAGAAGATGAAAGAGCTTTAGAACATGAAAGCAGGAGATAACtctttttctattggctgttgCAAGGGGTGATGTAAACAGAGTTGTCATGACAACAGACTTCTGTGTTATGTTTGtttacacgtgtgtgtgtgtgtgtgtgtgtgtgtgtgtgtgtgtgtgtgtgtgtgtgtgtgtgtgttggggagGGGGGCATTGAGGGGGGGGTTCTTTGTTTAACTCTTATTGGTTATTATTCACGTGTTCAAATTAAAATTTacttcaaatgttttattttgtacattttattattttttattaataaaggcCAACCCAAAAAATGTGGGTAAAAATGAACTTTGgcgggtaacattgtagcgtaCTAGCTGTTTTGGCTGGTGGAGAATGAAACAAATTGCAtctgtttgaatcggcaggctGCAGGAACGATGcaacaagtcattgttgccagattgggctgttttccacCAATTAATTtcagggtttttgtgtgtgtttaaactttaaaatgtaatgtaaatctATCAACCCTGCTGGACGTGACATACAACAATTGGCTTCGTGCTCATTGTagggaactaaacccccaagttgATCTTTGATTTAGCACACTAGTTTCACCAGCCAGTGGAGTCGGGGAGTCTGTTGCCTACTGTGAAGTGCAAACGTGCCCCACGGGGGATCTTCTCCCTCCTCCTGCCCGAACGAAAGCACAGGAGAATCCAAGAACAGTTTTCCCCCTATATCACCTCTCTGCTACATTTAcaatcaaaagaagaacatccctcttctccccctTTTCAAACAGATACTTTTGGGATCCTGCAAGatcaaagaactgtcccaatTACCCTTTTgccccctgtggtgagatgtcACAGAAGGACACTTTCCAGTCCCCCTATCTGAGATGTCTCCCAGTGAGgaagggagaacaaagaaatggtattatgtttgaaaagttacaaatgaaaacattattggaatgatttctacaagaaattgaaattgcaaatattggcTGTTCGATTtcactcgtttcatgtaattcaataaccaacagaatgctatttttaatgtttcatcatttaaaaaagtgcttaaaattaccagaaaacatcacaaaagttagtttgaggtatctactgcaaccatatagttaagaagaggaataacatgatttttgacatttatgtttatgagtaattacaagtaaaattcattatcCGGTTCCTAAGTGAtcctaggctattttccagtcgtgtttggtatcaaactctttcattatagatgatatttcaagatatgatgttgaaaagatgtgttgaaatatgtggaattaattattaggcattcttttatgtttagaatcatccctttgTCGTCTGTCTTTtgtctcacatacacacacccaagacacacccaaaggcagccagctgagacgctggcaactttaaaccaatcaacgaagttcCCTCCTTAGGAGGCAAGCcccaaagataagcttttaaaaggaagaacgccgttcctaacttcagttttgggacgCGGGCGTTTCAtactcaacgcgtttccctcCCCGTcttgtcatttatttcattttatttttagttgaaacagttagattttgtaatcaacagctgcttggttcggacaaATACAGcctctagtgacgtgcgtaacagccgaaaggaaaCCCGGCCTGTGACCCCCTGTGGTAAGCCAAGAGCCATTCTATAACCCGGCTGCGAAAGCCAGAACCGcttggatcggctgaaggggctacactctgttgaaccgaaacagaaccaacggtggcacgtcctgctgcattgctcaaacagcacctccaggtccaaccctgacatcatcttccaGGTGcaagaatgaactttcattagcaacttcatccacaatagatcacatacatacttccataactacaaacttacacacactcacaacatgctCCACACCCAGTTCATCTCATTAATGTGTGTTCGTCTCCCCTGTCCGTctccctctctttgttatgagctctctttatttaattctttgattttatgatcttattattcgaatatgtatcctgcatgtttgttcaatatttagtagactagcatcctcctagattagtgatttcactttattaaatataatcctcacttttattagcctagaaatgcatttcatcatgagttaattatcccatttcaattgatattttgactgtgttaattgttgacttttgaataaaaggttaaacataatctttgatttctctgattcattaaagctgtgattatggtgtagatgttgctgttagaattcacttttccctggtttcacattgatgagtttagtctaaaaacttagacatatttctcctgttaaaaggagtggcaccccgcaaaatttgaaataatattaataatcataattaatattcttagttatataacccattaataaaaactcatcctcctacatcATGTTAGCGTGATTGTTGGTTTGTCATTAAAGAATACAAATGTGCATTAcacagtttgtggggagtgggatttgttaACAGTTGAAGAGCATGCacgttaataaaacatttttttctactgtacatgtaattcttagtactgattactGCTATTCTTTCTAAattcaaacagtgttccagggattcaattttcatctggttaagtttgtttattaagttatgagaataaactttataaaaggttcaattctctgacacacccaaagttccatttTGCACCGTTTTatcattgttacaacattgtttttaaataaatgtacatattcttattattttgatgtatttttgaaatcaactaaattaaaaattatttttaaaacacttgaaggcttaaatctattctgtggctcataatgtagtttattttcgctggaaaaaaatttgtttggtgtaaaatatgtttgtttataactttaagaatctactagccatgctggatggtgatctaaaaagttaatttaaagccctgattgtgacctactgtatgatAGTTAGTGGGATATTGATTTGTTCCAAGCCATTAATGTGTGAATGATCCTGGtaccaggatcactgatccagataacttacATTATCTGACAAAGACGAGATTTGGAGCTTGGAGGAGGTTTGGGTGTCTGAGTGAACTCTcctttggttatttttattgtctttaattTATTATCTTCATGCAGTtctcttctctcttttttttctcttcagttattattgtaattaagtatgtagcattattatttatagtgagccagtaataattaataattttgagCATTTATAATCCATTTTACTTTGTCTATAATATTATTATCAAGCATTAATCTTTGTTAATCCCTTATTGGTTATTattcatgtgtgttttaaatcaacaaatcacttcatctgttttgttttgcacattttatttttctattttttcacaataaatggTACATTGTTACAAAGTGATTGTATCAGGTTGTAACATAAAGTCATTAATGTTTCCATATTTTTCAACTCATGTTAAAATCTTTGGAGGAAAAACAGTTTGTGTCACTGAGGATGGATGCGGGTGAAGATCCTCTTCTGCATCCACCTGATGAATCGGTTCATTCgactctttttcttcttttgagattcctccaccttcacTGCTGACTGCTCATGGAGGGACGTGGTCTCCTCATTTAGAGACGTGGTTTCGTCAGGGAGTGACGTGGGCTCCACATGGAGGGTCGTGGGATCCTCAGGGAGTGACGTGGTCTCGTCAAGGAGTGACGTGGGCTCCTCATGGAGGGACGTGGTCTCCTCATTTAGAGACGTGGTCTCATCAGGGAGTGACGTGGGCTCCTCTGGGAGTGTTGTGGACTCCACATGGACTGATGTGGGCTCCACATGGAGGAACTTGGGCTCTTCAGTGAGAGACTTGGGCTCCACATGGAGGGTCGTGAgctcctcagggagggacaTGGTATCTTCTTGTTTCCCCCGAGGCTGAAACAAAGCCGTGATCTGTTCAGCTGTAACTTCAGCAACGTGGTGCATCAACTGTGGAGAAAATGAGTTCAGCATCTTCCTCCTGATGTCTTCGGGGTAGGCTTCATGAAGTGTCTTTATGATGGAGGTGATCATCTCATCCCTGGTTGAGTGGGACATGTTGACTTCATGTGTGGTGGAGCCTAGGGCAGCTAGAACACCATCCTCTACCCTTTTGGTGACTCCAACTGCCATCTTATCCAGCTTCATGGAAGGCATGGTGAGGAACAACCTTGGTTTAGGCACCCACAAGCCCTGCAGCACCTTTGGAACCACGTCCAAAACCACGTCCCGGGGCTGCTGGAGATGTTCAGAGCAGGAGGTTTGCTGATGCCTCTCAGTGAGCGCCTCCCCAATGGCCTTTGCCTCTTTCATCATCTTTGCTGATCTATGAAATGAAATCATAAAGTTAGTTTCAAAACAACCCAAAGCAGCAGGTGTTTAAAGTGCAAATGTCTGTCAAatataaccagaggtgaaagtaatggttTACAAGTActaatgttactgtaattgagttgattttatgggtacttgtggttttttgagtata from Gouania willdenowi chromosome 9, fGouWil2.1, whole genome shotgun sequence encodes:
- the LOC114470119 gene encoding uncharacterized protein LOC114470119, with the translated sequence MELFQEGTYRPIWVLFDTPVYRQIFQNCWHMPSYKVHVAMVAELLRLQKENQLLSEVTPEDMARHLHVMSKRSLRVQLLDFQLQEYDNDDDDEVRMLLSMAREVNDSMRMRDIQLDAQRLISAPELMPPNFISAKMMKEAKAIGEALTERHQQTSCSEHLQQPRDVVLDVVPKVLQGLWVPKPRLFLTMPSMKLDKMAVGVTKRVEDGVLAALGSTTHEVNMSHSTRDEMITSIIKTLHEAYPEDIRRKMLNSFSPQLMHHVAEVTAEQITALFQPRGKQEDTMSLPEELTTLHVEPKSLTEEPKFLHVEPTSVHVESTTLPEEPTSLPDETTSLNEETTSLHEEPTSLLDETTSLPEDPTTLHVEPTSLPDETTSLNEETTSLHEQSAVKVEESQKKKKSRMNRFIRWMQKRIFTRIHPQ